In one window of Solanum pennellii chromosome 2, SPENNV200 DNA:
- the LOC107010410 gene encoding transcription factor SPATULA isoform X1 produces MANNNVYHHNANFSLTDPDPEPDDISVFLRHILLPSSSSSSSNFMALKGNEMQYSSSLPHLMPNNNQQGNLSSMMNSSACGIFSSSSSVGTMDYDPDEYECESEDGTEDLGAEASVQPPSRNTSKRSRAAEVHNLSEKRRRSRINEKMKALQKLIPNSNKTDKASMLDEAIEYLKQLQLQVQMLTMRNGLNMYPLGLPRMLQQNQLPQQKIGLCEGNAFTNAKVAGNLQVNQDASLNAIFNPTENCTETKVTLPITMSNVNRSDSAFELESSMNIHLDPFQLSRSTSKEIWREDGLPLYGMNELMTKTASTGSNVVFSVPLDTDASSMKRNTREACLLRYQFGAVNETNLDCDQLLSPQLYSNF; encoded by the exons ATGGCCAACAACAATGTTTATCATCACAATGCTAATTTTTCTTTGACTGATCCTGACCCTGAACCTGATGATATTTCTGTGTTTCTTCGTCATATTCTACTTCCTTCTTCGTCTTCGTCTTCATCTAATTTTATGGCCCTGAAGGGTAATGAAATGCAATATTCCTCATCATTACCTCATCTTATGCCTAATAATAATCAACAAGGCAATTTGTCATCCATGATGAATTCATCAGCTTGCGGCATTTTCTCGTCATCCTCATCTGTTGGGACCATGGATTACGATCCGGATGAGTATGAATGTGAAAGTGAG GATGGGACAGAGGATTTGGGGGCGGAAGCTTCAGTTCAACCGCCATCTCGTAACACTTCCAAGAGAAGCAGAGCAGCTGAAGTGCACAATTTGTCTGAAAag AGGAGAAGAAGCAGGATTAATGAGAAGATGAAAGCATTGCAAAAACTTATTCCAAATTCAAATAAG ACTGACAAGGCTTCAATGCTTGATGAAGCCATTGAGTATCTTAAGCAGCTTCAGCTCCAAGTACAG ATGTTGACAATGAGAAACGGGTTAAACATGTATCCTCTTGGCCTGCCACGAATGCTACAACAGAATCAACTCCCCCAGCAAAAAATAGGTTTGTGCGAGGGGAATGCATTCACAAATGCCAAAGTGGCTGGGAATCTACAAGTTAACCAAGACGCCTCGTTAAATGCCATTTTCAACCCAACTGAAAATTGTACAGAAACTAAGGTAACACTACCGATAACTATGTCAAATGTAAACCGGTCAGACAGCGCGTTTGAGCTTGAGTCATCGATGAATATTCACCTTGATCCCTTTCAGCTCTCAAGATCTACCAGTAAG GAAATTTGGAGGGAGGATGGCTTACCTTTATATGGAATGAATGAGCTAATGACCAAAACTGCATCAACTG GATCAAATGTGGTATTCTCAGTTCCCTTAGATACCGATGCATCTAGTATGAAGAGAAACACTCGGGAGGCCTGCTTGCTTCGATATCAGTTTGGTGCTGTGAATGAAACCAATCTGGATTGTGACCAACTTCTTTCCCCACAACTGTATAG CAACTTCTGA
- the LOC107010410 gene encoding transcription factor SPATULA isoform X2 has product MANNNVYHHNANFSLTDPDPEPDDISVFLRHILLPSSSSSSSNFMALKGNEMQYSSSLPHLMPNNNQQGNLSSMMNSSACGIFSSSSSVGTMDYDPDEYECESEDGTEDLGAEASVQPPSRNTSKRSRAAEVHNLSEKRRRSRINEKMKALQKLIPNSNKTDKASMLDEAIEYLKQLQLQVQMLTMRNGLNMYPLGLPRMLQQNQLPQQKIGLCEGNAFTNAKVAGNLQVNQDASLNAIFNPTENCTETKVTLPITMSNVNRSDSAFELESSMNIHLDPFQLSRSTSKEIWREDGLPLYGMNELMTKTASTGSNVVFSVPLDTDASSMKRNTREACLLRYQFGAVNETNLDCDQLLSPQLYR; this is encoded by the exons ATGGCCAACAACAATGTTTATCATCACAATGCTAATTTTTCTTTGACTGATCCTGACCCTGAACCTGATGATATTTCTGTGTTTCTTCGTCATATTCTACTTCCTTCTTCGTCTTCGTCTTCATCTAATTTTATGGCCCTGAAGGGTAATGAAATGCAATATTCCTCATCATTACCTCATCTTATGCCTAATAATAATCAACAAGGCAATTTGTCATCCATGATGAATTCATCAGCTTGCGGCATTTTCTCGTCATCCTCATCTGTTGGGACCATGGATTACGATCCGGATGAGTATGAATGTGAAAGTGAG GATGGGACAGAGGATTTGGGGGCGGAAGCTTCAGTTCAACCGCCATCTCGTAACACTTCCAAGAGAAGCAGAGCAGCTGAAGTGCACAATTTGTCTGAAAag AGGAGAAGAAGCAGGATTAATGAGAAGATGAAAGCATTGCAAAAACTTATTCCAAATTCAAATAAG ACTGACAAGGCTTCAATGCTTGATGAAGCCATTGAGTATCTTAAGCAGCTTCAGCTCCAAGTACAG ATGTTGACAATGAGAAACGGGTTAAACATGTATCCTCTTGGCCTGCCACGAATGCTACAACAGAATCAACTCCCCCAGCAAAAAATAGGTTTGTGCGAGGGGAATGCATTCACAAATGCCAAAGTGGCTGGGAATCTACAAGTTAACCAAGACGCCTCGTTAAATGCCATTTTCAACCCAACTGAAAATTGTACAGAAACTAAGGTAACACTACCGATAACTATGTCAAATGTAAACCGGTCAGACAGCGCGTTTGAGCTTGAGTCATCGATGAATATTCACCTTGATCCCTTTCAGCTCTCAAGATCTACCAGTAAG GAAATTTGGAGGGAGGATGGCTTACCTTTATATGGAATGAATGAGCTAATGACCAAAACTGCATCAACTG GATCAAATGTGGTATTCTCAGTTCCCTTAGATACCGATGCATCTAGTATGAAGAGAAACACTCGGGAGGCCTGCTTGCTTCGATATCAGTTTGGTGCTGTGAATGAAACCAATCTGGATTGTGACCAACTTCTTTCCCCACAACTGTATAG GTGA